The following proteins are co-located in the Hyalangium minutum genome:
- a CDS encoding peptidase C39 family protein: MRMPRTAVLALLVTLAFTPAALAGQSASKRWAASRGDFTAWQLSGASRAADGSLQLLPGQSWAGTDPYGPGGFAGGTYYNGGSFVQGEVTSPIVTPSFGFRQAIASWEARTPPGTWVESFIRVQVSGTWTKWYSLGVWAADGSAVQRHSATSQSDSVAYVATDTLVVTAKKASATAWQVKVRLFSADGVATPSLDASAVTVSLAPDRPSSFPPGSSTRWNTVLAVPQCSQMVYPDGGEVWCSPTSTAMVLRYWVGESTTTCEPHVRAAVSGVHDWYYDGHGNWPFNTAYAAAQGLQAHVSRFTSFSQLEPWISAGVPAILSVAWRSGELTGAPISSTAGHLIVLVGFDAAGNPVVNDPAGASNTAVRRTYLRSQLEPLWQNASAGTAYLIYPQGWTVPAL, translated from the coding sequence ATGCGGATGCCCAGGACGGCGGTACTGGCGTTGCTCGTCACCCTCGCGTTCACCCCCGCGGCCCTGGCGGGCCAGAGCGCCTCGAAGCGCTGGGCGGCGAGCCGCGGCGACTTCACCGCGTGGCAGCTCAGCGGCGCGAGCCGTGCGGCGGATGGCTCGCTGCAGTTGCTGCCGGGCCAGTCGTGGGCGGGGACGGATCCGTATGGGCCCGGCGGCTTCGCGGGCGGCACGTACTACAACGGCGGCTCGTTCGTGCAGGGCGAGGTGACCAGCCCCATCGTCACGCCGTCCTTCGGCTTCCGGCAGGCCATTGCCTCGTGGGAGGCGCGCACGCCTCCGGGCACCTGGGTGGAGAGCTTCATCCGCGTGCAGGTGTCTGGCACCTGGACGAAGTGGTACAGCCTGGGCGTGTGGGCGGCGGATGGCTCGGCGGTGCAGCGGCACTCGGCCACCTCGCAGTCGGACAGCGTGGCGTACGTGGCCACGGACACACTTGTCGTCACGGCGAAGAAGGCCTCGGCCACGGCGTGGCAGGTGAAGGTGCGGCTCTTCAGCGCCGATGGTGTGGCGACGCCGAGCCTGGATGCCAGCGCTGTGACGGTGTCTCTGGCGCCAGACCGGCCCTCCTCGTTCCCTCCGGGCAGCTCCACGCGCTGGAACACGGTGCTCGCGGTGCCACAGTGCTCGCAGATGGTGTACCCGGACGGCGGCGAGGTCTGGTGCAGCCCCACGTCCACGGCCATGGTGCTGCGATACTGGGTCGGCGAGTCCACGACCACCTGCGAGCCGCACGTGCGCGCGGCCGTGAGCGGCGTCCATGACTGGTACTACGACGGGCACGGCAACTGGCCGTTCAACACGGCGTATGCGGCGGCCCAGGGGCTCCAGGCGCATGTGTCTCGCTTCACGAGCTTCTCGCAGCTGGAGCCGTGGATCTCCGCGGGCGTCCCCGCCATCCTCAGCGTTGCCTGGCGCAGCGGTGAGCTGACGGGCGCGCCCATCTCCTCCACGGCGGGTCACCTCATCGTGCTCGTGGGCTTCGATGCGGCGGGCAACCCCGTGGTGAATGATCCGGCGGGCGCCAGCAACACCGCCGTGCGCCGGACGTACCTGCGCTCGCAGCTAGAGCCGCTGTGGCAGAACGCTTCGGCGGGCACCGCGTATCTCATCTATCCCCAGGGCTGGACGGTGCCCGCCCTGTGA